One stretch of Candidatus Baltobacteraceae bacterium DNA includes these proteins:
- the rfaD gene encoding ADP-glyceromanno-heptose 6-epimerase — protein sequence MRILVTGGAGFIGSALVWELNRRGFDDILIADRLGTGEKWRHLVPLRFRDYLEADELARIVNESPGKLDEISTVFHLGACSSTTESDASYLIRNNFGYTKMLAEWAVGKGRRFVYASSGATYGSREHGLREDLPASELRPLNKYGFSKHIFDVYAARTGMLDKIVGLKYFNVYGPNEDHKGEMRSVVHKAYESITRDGWVGLFKSYRPEIADGEQTRDFIYVKDAVAMTVHLANTPSARGLFNVGSGAARTWLDLVSSVFTSMGRKPDIRFIEMPEVLRGRYQYATQASIDKIRSTGYDRPITSLEDGIADYVRGYLIPGHALGDEPPADLSRPLVSSRA from the coding sequence ATGCGGATACTTGTTACCGGCGGCGCGGGCTTCATTGGAAGTGCGCTCGTTTGGGAGCTTAACCGGCGAGGTTTCGACGATATCCTGATCGCCGATCGATTGGGTACCGGCGAAAAGTGGCGTCATCTCGTTCCGCTCCGTTTTCGCGACTACCTCGAAGCCGACGAGCTTGCACGCATCGTCAACGAGTCACCAGGCAAACTTGACGAAATCTCAACGGTTTTCCATCTTGGTGCCTGCTCGTCGACGACGGAAAGCGACGCAAGTTACTTAATCCGCAACAATTTCGGTTATACGAAGATGTTGGCCGAGTGGGCGGTCGGCAAAGGTCGCCGATTCGTGTATGCAAGCTCCGGCGCAACGTATGGTTCCCGCGAGCATGGACTGCGTGAAGATCTGCCGGCCTCGGAATTGCGGCCGCTCAACAAGTATGGATTTTCAAAGCATATCTTCGATGTCTATGCAGCGCGTACCGGGATGCTGGATAAAATCGTCGGTCTGAAATATTTCAACGTGTACGGACCGAACGAAGATCACAAGGGCGAGATGCGTTCGGTCGTTCACAAAGCCTATGAGAGCATCACGCGCGACGGATGGGTCGGACTCTTCAAGAGTTACCGCCCCGAAATTGCGGACGGGGAACAAACGCGCGATTTCATTTACGTCAAAGACGCGGTTGCCATGACCGTCCATCTCGCAAACACGCCGAGTGCGCGCGGACTATTCAATGTAGGCTCGGGCGCTGCGCGGACGTGGCTTGATCTCGTCAGCTCCGTCTTCACATCGATGGGGCGCAAACCGGACATCCGCTTTATCGAGATGCCCGAGGTCCTACGCGGGCGCTATCAGTACGCGACGCAGGCCTCGATCGACAAGATCCGCAGCACCGGCTACGACCGGCCGATCACCTCGCTCGAGGACGGGATCGCCGACTACGTCCGCGGCTACCTGATCCCGGGTCACGCCCTAGGCGACGAGCCGCCTGCCGATTTGTCACGCCCTCTCGTGTCATCCCGAGCGTAG